One Opitutus sp. ER46 genomic region harbors:
- a CDS encoding RNA-binding protein has translation MNSKLYVGNLSFKTTEAELRDAFGQFGSVTDVYVANDRETGRPRGFAFVTMATDTEAKLAAEKMNGANLDGRPLNVSEARPKEDRSTAGGRGRY, from the coding sequence ATGAATTCCAAACTCTACGTTGGAAATCTCTCCTTCAAGACCACCGAAGCCGAACTGCGTGACGCGTTCGGTCAGTTCGGTTCCGTGACTGACGTGTATGTCGCCAACGACCGCGAAACCGGTCGCCCGCGTGGCTTCGCGTTCGTGACGATGGCGACCGATACGGAGGCGAAGCTCGCCGCCGAGAAGATGAATGGCGCCAATCTCGACGGCCGCCCGCTGAATGTCAGCGAAGCGCGCCCGAAGGAAGACCGCAGCACGGCCGGTGGTCGCGGTCGCTACTGA
- the infA gene encoding translation initiation factor IF-1, which yields MSSTSTESETQKSTATTGNVIEVEGKIVAVLPGTMFRVQLANGHIVLGHISGKLRKHFIKIAAGDTVKMEMSPYDLEKARITFRVKDSSSTYRPPARRRY from the coding sequence ATCTCATCAACATCCACCGAATCCGAAACACAGAAATCCACCGCCACCACCGGCAACGTCATCGAAGTCGAAGGCAAGATCGTCGCCGTGCTTCCCGGCACGATGTTCAGAGTGCAGCTGGCCAACGGCCATATCGTGCTCGGCCACATCTCCGGCAAGCTCCGGAAGCACTTCATCAAGATCGCCGCCGGCGACACGGTGAAGATGGAGATGAGCCCGTACGACCTGGAGAAGGCGCGCATCACCTTCCGGGTCAAAGATAGCTCCTCCACGTATCGCCCGCCCGCGCGCCGGCGGTACTGA
- a CDS encoding glycoside hydrolase family 30 beta sandwich domain-containing protein has translation MPPLSLPSRPWVPAPAAAARPLARWLAISALSVCISLSAKAAPAIINATGVQQTIRGFGGATAFRPETPLTATDLDTLYGQAPGQIGLTLLRIRLAPDSQWRALELANAQGARARGAAIVASPWSPPAAMKTNNALVGGSLKPSAYADYATYLNDFARYMADHGAPLYAISIQNEPDITVDYESCDWTAEQVRTFCRDHARAITAARIIAPESFQFRHGMSDPLLNDPAAAENVDIIGGHIYGGGLAPYPLAVSCGKEVWMTEHLELTTDWAGALLTGREIHDCLTTGGFSAYLWWYVTRYYGPLGEDGVVTKRGHVMAQYARFIRPGYVRVDATNEPTTGVRVSAFKREKLVIVAVNQAKSAVTQAFTLNGANVARVTPWVTSATLDCAAEPAVSVNAGAFSATLPGESVTTFVGDIAFPAPTITSAPRSHRVPEHTLAVMDVVVAADFPTFQWYHDGALVPGATNRTLELPDVRAADAGSYEVNVTTNGGSVRSAAATLTVGPAGGVSRLVNLSTRAHAGQGDRTLIAGFVVDGVGARLLLRGVGPGLASTFGLSQTLVDPLLDLRAGDGSPLAANDNWPAALEPAWKAVSAFPLVAGSLDAALVRTMTTELNTVLISGRDGGIGTALVEVYEMERNPRAILFNLSSRAYVSDAEGPLIAGFVIDGPAAKTVLVRAAGPALRKSLRVPGALARPVMELHGAADTGFLVTTRNWDPSLAAHFARLSAFAWSDASEDTALLVTLDPGCYTAVVRGESGAAGLALVEVYNAR, from the coding sequence ATGCCCCCCTTATCCCTCCCGTCGCGTCCTTGGGTCCCCGCGCCCGCCGCCGCGGCCCGCCCGCTGGCCCGCTGGCTGGCAATCAGCGCTTTGTCGGTATGCATCTCGTTGTCCGCCAAAGCGGCGCCTGCGATCATCAACGCCACTGGCGTTCAGCAAACCATCCGCGGCTTCGGCGGCGCCACCGCCTTCCGGCCTGAAACCCCGCTGACCGCGACGGACCTGGATACGCTGTATGGTCAGGCTCCGGGGCAGATCGGCCTGACCCTGTTGCGGATCCGGCTGGCTCCCGACAGCCAATGGCGGGCCCTCGAACTCGCCAACGCCCAGGGTGCCCGTGCCCGCGGAGCGGCGATTGTCGCCAGCCCCTGGTCTCCGCCGGCGGCGATGAAGACCAACAACGCCCTGGTCGGTGGCTCGCTCAAACCTTCGGCCTACGCCGACTACGCGACCTATCTCAACGACTTTGCCCGCTACATGGCCGACCACGGCGCGCCCCTGTACGCGATCTCGATCCAGAACGAACCGGACATCACGGTGGACTACGAGTCGTGCGACTGGACCGCCGAGCAGGTCCGGACGTTCTGCCGCGACCACGCCCGCGCGATCACCGCGGCGCGCATCATCGCCCCGGAGTCGTTCCAGTTCCGGCACGGCATGTCCGATCCGCTGCTCAACGACCCGGCGGCGGCCGAGAACGTCGACATCATCGGCGGCCACATCTACGGCGGCGGCCTGGCGCCCTACCCCCTCGCGGTGAGCTGCGGCAAGGAGGTCTGGATGACCGAGCATCTTGAGCTCACCACCGACTGGGCCGGCGCCCTGCTCACCGGCCGGGAGATCCATGACTGCCTCACCACCGGCGGCTTCAGCGCCTACCTCTGGTGGTATGTGACACGTTATTACGGCCCGCTCGGCGAGGACGGCGTGGTCACGAAGCGTGGACACGTCATGGCGCAATACGCCCGCTTCATCCGCCCCGGCTACGTACGCGTCGACGCCACCAACGAGCCCACGACGGGCGTCCGCGTCTCGGCCTTCAAACGGGAGAAACTCGTCATCGTGGCCGTCAACCAGGCCAAGTCCGCCGTCACGCAGGCGTTCACCCTCAACGGCGCGAACGTCGCCCGCGTCACCCCCTGGGTCACCTCCGCCACGTTGGACTGCGCCGCTGAGCCCGCCGTGTCGGTCAACGCCGGCGCCTTCAGCGCCACGCTGCCGGGGGAAAGCGTCACGACCTTCGTCGGCGACATCGCTTTCCCCGCCCCCACGATCACGTCCGCGCCGCGCAGCCATCGCGTGCCGGAACACACGCTCGCGGTCATGGACGTCGTCGTCGCCGCGGACTTCCCGACCTTCCAGTGGTATCATGACGGCGCGCTGGTCCCCGGCGCCACGAACCGCACCCTGGAGTTGCCCGATGTCCGCGCGGCGGATGCCGGGAGCTATGAAGTGAACGTCACTACCAACGGCGGCAGCGTGCGCAGTGCGGCCGCGACGCTCACCGTCGGCCCCGCCGGCGGGGTGAGCCGGCTCGTCAATCTCTCCACCCGCGCGCACGCCGGCCAGGGTGATCGCACCCTCATCGCGGGGTTCGTCGTCGACGGTGTGGGCGCCAGACTGCTCCTGCGGGGCGTGGGGCCGGGGCTCGCGAGCACGTTCGGTCTTTCCCAAACGCTCGTCGACCCGCTGCTCGACCTGCGCGCCGGCGACGGTTCGCCGCTCGCGGCCAACGACAACTGGCCAGCGGCCTTGGAACCGGCATGGAAGGCGGTGAGCGCGTTCCCGCTGGTCGCCGGCAGCCTCGACGCCGCCCTGGTCCGCACGATGACCACGGAATTGAACACGGTCCTCATCAGCGGTCGCGACGGAGGCATCGGCACCGCTCTGGTCGAAGTCTACGAGATGGAGCGGAACCCGCGCGCCATCTTGTTCAATCTCTCAAGTCGCGCCTACGTCAGCGACGCCGAGGGGCCGTTGATCGCCGGGTTCGTCATCGACGGGCCGGCGGCCAAGACCGTTCTCGTGCGGGCAGCCGGTCCGGCCCTCCGCAAATCCCTGCGCGTGCCCGGCGCGCTCGCCCGCCCCGTGATGGAGCTGCACGGTGCCGCCGACACGGGCTTCCTCGTCACTACCCGCAACTGGGATCCATCCCTGGCGGCTCATTTCGCGCGCCTCAGCGCTTTCGCGTGGTCCGACGCGAGCGAGGATACCGCCCTCCTGGTCACGCTTGATCCTGGCTGCTACACCGCCGTCGTGCGAGGTGAGTCCGGCGCCGCCGGTCTCGCCCTCGTCGAGGTGTACAACGCCCGCTGA
- a CDS encoding TonB-dependent receptor plug domain-containing protein: MKIHSKPFVLALVAAATCQWVLAQSAPKPPEPAMQATGADVTPTNPATKAAADDEIMTLTPFEVTAAKDTGYQATETLAGTRIRTNLRDVGAALSVITKEFLQDIGATDSTTLLQYTTNAEVAGTRGTYAGLGNGTSVDETGNLRSPGSAQRVRGLAAADNARDFYITDIPWDSFNVDRIDILRGPNSILYGLGSPAGIVNGSTRNAEFRNRGQVDARVASYGSVRTNIDINQQLIKNVLAIRLDGLWDHEKFQQKPAFENDERIYGALRFDPQLFKNRSLRTSIKMKYEHGDIDANRPRIIPPNDSLTPWWRPVAVTADNPFGGMAKTLVNNPYDVWRTDNVVAGDGRGLVQSSSANYLPWLSDFPNQQQPYYLIDGGTNQLYRVDGGYINTFARNSSGGFTGVSNGIPNKRQNGMFYGLGNLSNVANATGRVLPGAQYGQYRNQSLLDPTVFDFYNNLIDGPTKWEMEKWDAYNIDFSQTAFDDRLGVQLSYDRQKYYRAGEAFLGGSPTLTIDILKNFSDFYTKGLNGTTSVQNQNLGRPYVTGANNNGGNSYSSDRKYMRGSVFAEFRAADVLSNSFLVKLLGKHRFNGVASDEKFFNESRTWQMYANSQAWAGYWNGNDGSTSDIRDRSPMAFVYLGGPIHTRSSASGANIPRITTNITMPDTGVYAMDATWQNWAVGFADPWNVPESLYRVYNGLPNAESTTQLTQASNPANMVGWNSNFQNNLVRYNRGQDLSLVTGAQKSLRQTTSYSGSYQGYFWNNAFVATLGWRYDQVKTKDVTAQQMPGNRGIRNLSPDVYKLPDVYPANQILKGHSTSGGAVLHLNQVLPRDPLPFNVSLSYNESSNFQVTSVRRDVYGTPIANPSGKTYEYGVLLSTKDNKYSFRGVKYTTRVTNASSGLSDAYVIGQIITNGLNWRNVFLYQLGGYDFPSRGQDSYRNRWTNAYPDLSEADALKEMNASITGWNNIQKWLAGRGFFKAWNFNPLGPDTALVDRSTYLSNPTQYAPDPLTVYSYASTQPQGFTVTADTESTGYEAEFTANPLPNWRVSFNASQTEATRNNVGGAALTEFINYLDTQLYSAPGVLSPAGKIPRWGGAGAAVGPNVYAPWRSKYVLMKLQEGTAAPEIREYRYNFVTNYSFRRGFLKGVGVGGAYRWQDKVVIGYPVKEDGNFDLSKPYYGPSEDGIDLWASYERKLTDKVNWKIQLNVRNAFAKDGLIPISIEPDGKTWASVRVKPTQEWFLTNTFSF, translated from the coding sequence ATGAAGATCCATAGCAAACCCTTCGTACTCGCGCTCGTGGCGGCCGCCACGTGCCAGTGGGTACTTGCGCAGTCCGCACCGAAACCACCCGAGCCCGCGATGCAGGCGACGGGAGCGGATGTGACGCCGACGAATCCTGCCACGAAGGCGGCGGCGGACGACGAGATCATGACGCTCACTCCGTTCGAAGTGACCGCCGCCAAGGATACCGGTTACCAGGCGACTGAGACCCTCGCCGGCACGCGTATCCGCACCAACCTGCGCGACGTCGGTGCCGCCCTCTCTGTCATCACCAAAGAGTTTCTGCAGGACATCGGCGCGACCGACAGCACCACGCTGCTCCAATACACCACCAACGCCGAAGTCGCGGGCACGCGCGGCACGTATGCCGGCTTGGGCAACGGCACGAGCGTCGACGAGACCGGCAACCTGCGGTCTCCGGGCAGTGCGCAACGCGTTCGTGGCCTCGCCGCCGCCGACAACGCGCGTGACTTCTACATCACCGATATCCCGTGGGATTCGTTCAACGTGGACCGTATCGACATCCTGCGCGGCCCGAACTCGATCCTCTACGGCCTCGGCAGCCCGGCCGGTATCGTCAACGGCTCGACGCGCAACGCGGAGTTTCGCAATCGCGGCCAGGTCGACGCCCGCGTCGCCTCCTACGGCAGCGTCCGGACCAACATCGATATCAACCAGCAGTTGATCAAAAACGTCCTCGCCATCCGGCTCGACGGGCTGTGGGACCACGAGAAATTCCAGCAGAAGCCGGCCTTCGAAAACGACGAGCGCATCTACGGCGCGCTGCGTTTCGATCCGCAGCTCTTCAAGAACCGCTCGCTCCGCACTTCGATCAAGATGAAGTACGAGCACGGTGACATTGACGCGAACCGCCCGCGCATCATCCCGCCCAACGACAGCCTGACGCCGTGGTGGCGTCCGGTGGCCGTGACGGCCGACAATCCGTTCGGCGGCATGGCCAAGACGCTCGTCAACAATCCGTACGACGTGTGGCGGACCGACAACGTCGTGGCAGGTGACGGCCGCGGCCTCGTCCAGTCGAGCTCGGCGAACTATCTGCCCTGGCTGAGTGACTTCCCGAACCAGCAGCAGCCGTACTACCTGATCGACGGCGGAACCAACCAGCTCTACCGCGTCGACGGCGGCTACATCAACACGTTCGCCCGCAACAGCAGCGGCGGCTTCACCGGCGTTTCGAACGGCATTCCGAACAAGCGCCAGAACGGCATGTTCTACGGCCTGGGCAATCTCTCCAACGTCGCCAACGCCACGGGTCGCGTGCTGCCCGGCGCGCAGTACGGCCAGTACCGCAACCAGTCGCTGCTCGATCCGACCGTCTTCGATTTCTACAACAACCTGATCGACGGCCCGACCAAGTGGGAAATGGAGAAATGGGACGCCTACAACATCGACTTCAGTCAGACCGCGTTCGATGACCGTCTCGGCGTCCAGCTCAGCTACGACCGCCAGAAGTACTACCGCGCCGGTGAGGCGTTCCTCGGCGGCAGCCCGACGCTGACGATCGACATCCTGAAGAACTTCTCGGACTTCTACACCAAGGGTCTCAATGGCACGACCAGCGTGCAGAACCAGAACCTGGGTCGTCCGTATGTGACCGGCGCCAACAACAACGGCGGCAACAGCTACTCGAGCGACCGCAAGTACATGCGTGGTTCGGTGTTCGCCGAATTCCGCGCGGCGGACGTCCTCAGCAACAGCTTCCTCGTGAAGCTGCTCGGCAAGCATCGCTTCAACGGCGTCGCGTCCGATGAGAAATTCTTCAACGAGTCCCGTACTTGGCAGATGTACGCCAACAGTCAGGCCTGGGCCGGCTACTGGAACGGCAACGACGGCAGTACCTCCGATATCCGTGACCGCTCCCCGATGGCGTTCGTTTACCTCGGCGGCCCGATCCACACCCGTTCGTCGGCCTCCGGCGCGAATATTCCGCGCATCACCACCAATATCACGATGCCGGATACCGGCGTGTACGCGATGGATGCGACCTGGCAGAACTGGGCGGTCGGTTTCGCCGATCCCTGGAATGTCCCGGAGTCCCTCTACCGCGTGTATAACGGTCTCCCCAATGCGGAGAGCACCACGCAGCTGACGCAGGCGTCGAACCCCGCGAACATGGTGGGCTGGAACAGCAATTTCCAAAACAACCTCGTCCGCTACAATCGCGGCCAGGACCTGAGCCTCGTCACCGGCGCGCAGAAGTCGCTGCGGCAGACGACCTCCTATTCCGGTTCCTATCAGGGCTATTTCTGGAACAACGCCTTCGTCGCCACCCTCGGCTGGCGCTATGATCAGGTGAAGACGAAGGACGTCACGGCGCAGCAGATGCCCGGCAACCGCGGCATCCGCAACCTGTCGCCGGATGTGTACAAGCTTCCGGATGTGTATCCGGCCAACCAGATCCTCAAGGGCCACTCCACGAGCGGTGGCGCCGTGCTGCACCTGAACCAGGTGCTCCCGCGCGATCCGCTGCCCTTCAACGTCAGCCTCTCGTACAACGAGTCGAGCAACTTCCAGGTCACGAGCGTACGCCGCGATGTCTATGGCACTCCGATCGCGAACCCGTCGGGCAAGACCTATGAGTACGGCGTTCTGCTCTCCACCAAGGACAACAAATATTCCTTCCGCGGCGTGAAATACACGACCCGCGTCACCAATGCCAGCAGCGGGCTCAGCGACGCCTACGTGATCGGCCAGATCATCACGAACGGCCTCAATTGGCGCAATGTGTTCCTGTACCAGCTCGGTGGGTACGACTTCCCGTCGCGCGGCCAGGACTCGTACCGCAATCGCTGGACCAACGCGTATCCGGACCTCAGCGAGGCCGATGCGCTCAAGGAGATGAACGCCTCGATCACCGGCTGGAATAACATCCAGAAATGGCTGGCCGGCCGCGGCTTCTTCAAGGCGTGGAACTTCAACCCGCTCGGGCCTGATACTGCCCTCGTGGACCGCTCGACCTACCTCAGCAATCCGACGCAGTACGCGCCTGATCCGCTGACGGTCTACTCCTACGCGTCGACGCAGCCGCAGGGCTTCACGGTCACGGCTGACACCGAGTCGACCGGCTATGAGGCCGAGTTCACCGCGAATCCGCTGCCGAACTGGCGCGTGTCGTTCAACGCTTCGCAGACCGAGGCGACCCGCAATAACGTCGGCGGCGCCGCGCTGACCGAGTTCATCAACTACCTCGATACGCAGCTCTATTCTGCGCCGGGCGTGCTCAGCCCCGCCGGCAAAATTCCGCGGTGGGGTGGCGCCGGTGCGGCGGTCGGCCCCAACGTCTACGCCCCGTGGCGCTCGAAGTACGTGCTCATGAAGCTGCAGGAAGGCACCGCGGCGCCAGAAATCCGCGAGTACCGCTACAACTTCGTCACGAACTACTCGTTCCGCCGCGGCTTCCTGAAGGGCGTCGGCGTGGGTGGTGCCTATCGCTGGCAGGACAAGGTGGTCATCGGCTATCCCGTCAAGGAGGACGGCAACTTCGATCTCAGCAAGCCGTACTACGGTCCGTCGGAGGATGGCATCGACCTCTGGGCCAGCTACGAGCGCAAGCTCACCGACAAGGTCAACTGGAAGATCCAGCTGAACGTCCGCAACGCCTTCGCGAAGGACGGTCTCATCCCGATCTCCATCGAGCCGGACGGCAAGACCTGGGCTTCGGTCCGCGTCAAGCCGACGCAGGAATGGTTCCTGACCAATACGTTCTCGTTCTGA
- a CDS encoding response regulator transcription factor, with amino-acid sequence MQPAKPAEKIRILLVDDHIVMRMGLVTATSGEPDMEVIGEADDGVHALEAYRRHRPDVVVLDLRMPRMNGLETIRALRAEFPDARVLIFSNYASGDEVFQALSAGASGFVVKEMALERLLEAIRAVHHGEHYIPPEISTRMNGRVLSQLSPRELEVLRLVAKGLSNKEIGAALQVVEGTVKIHVKSILAKLGVSDRTQAILAAVKRGIIQLD; translated from the coding sequence ATGCAACCAGCGAAGCCAGCTGAGAAGATCCGGATCCTCCTCGTCGACGACCACATCGTCATGCGCATGGGTCTCGTGACCGCGACCAGCGGCGAGCCCGACATGGAGGTGATCGGCGAAGCCGACGATGGCGTGCACGCCCTGGAGGCGTACCGGCGGCACCGGCCGGACGTGGTGGTGCTCGACCTGCGCATGCCGCGCATGAACGGCCTCGAGACCATCCGGGCACTGCGGGCCGAGTTTCCCGACGCGCGCGTGCTGATCTTCAGCAACTACGCGAGCGGCGACGAAGTGTTCCAGGCGCTGTCCGCCGGCGCCTCCGGCTTCGTGGTAAAGGAGATGGCGCTGGAGCGCCTGCTGGAGGCAATCCGGGCCGTCCATCACGGCGAGCACTACATCCCGCCGGAAATCTCGACGCGCATGAATGGGCGCGTCCTCTCCCAGCTTTCGCCCCGTGAACTCGAAGTACTGCGGCTCGTCGCGAAGGGACTCAGCAACAAGGAAATTGGCGCCGCGCTGCAGGTCGTGGAGGGCACCGTGAAGATCCACGTGAAAAGCATCCTCGCGAAGCTGGGCGTTTCCGACCGCACGCAGGCAATCCTGGCCGCGGTGAAACGCGGCATCATCCAGCTCGACTAG
- a CDS encoding ATP-binding protein, whose translation MPRGYLNAFARDWSSRRREAGRALPSSRRSTPLRALAAALLVASALAAAPTPAPIRGLPLTRFYPFEEIGNVSRGAKLGFDGFGRLAVIHQGTYAVLNDATWVDLAEPAPAGIAMLNVVTGPDGRSYYGALGSWGVMEPTRRATLRPRPLVPAHYPRWVLATNFSDIVSTRSGVYFAGWNGVVHLDPATGVHAFIEVPGITKMFALGEQVYVSSQNHEIQHLDLATQTARGVPGTRLDGVSIDHAVEFDDGRVLFSTFDGRISVFDGTTMTPWATQLVNGDGERVSALCRLEDGGVAIAINGRGLYLTTPDGEITTSLTSPEYHRITDLATHEAGVLWIASEGGVEKLLYGTAVSLFGQRVGLPISWPQVVQWNDRVMVASSGRLYEAIPGPPGGASRFQATRNQPAAGAWAIAAQGPHLLIGNARGVFAVESDGRFTPIITPMEVARLVMVEPDLCYAIGMVEIAVLRRVDGRWTESGPRLPGVGYPSVVHRAGTSIWIELGPNRVARLSLHDGRPRAQVIEQFPWADPRWINIGVVGRIVVLSAPPIGRVYFNEDTEAICDAPPELERLLEQAPHWIARLQADDNGTLWASHERGLFTITREGERYRFDTTSFDIVNDRIPFVQLLPEGEVWISSGQSLYHVDRRTGPDTRRAFRPVLTTVVGGRSHRELARGPGSFQGLRSLPYAENSLSFRFFAGSYASRRPPVYEYRLNQADDNWTPLSNGSVLNFPELREGRYHLDVRLTDNHGPMGAPIAFDFTILPPWYRTWYAYALYALGATIAVLALVRWSIRRTHARNIVLERLVQHRTDELRAAMQKLNEETRNAATLAERGRLAGEIHDSLQQGLSGLMLQLDATLKLPGLTADVRSRLSVARNMVSFTRHEVQHAVWNMESPLLEGTELGQALRKLTELINPGSAQVEVRVTGEPVPLTPATKHHLLRIGQEAITNAVRHAAASTITVRLGYEPGHVQLVIADNGRGFNPEEVLHHGLGHFGLRGLQGRSGKIGGDIRIQSQPGQGTTISVVVAFPFAAPTDQPAHATSEAS comes from the coding sequence ATGCCCCGGGGTTACCTCAACGCGTTCGCGCGCGACTGGTCCAGCCGCCGGCGGGAAGCCGGCCGCGCCCTCCCCTCGTCCCGGCGATCCACCCCGCTTCGCGCCTTGGCCGCGGCGCTGCTCGTGGCGTCGGCGCTGGCCGCCGCCCCCACGCCGGCCCCGATTCGCGGCCTGCCGCTGACCCGCTTCTACCCGTTCGAGGAAATCGGCAACGTCTCCCGCGGCGCCAAGCTGGGGTTCGACGGCTTCGGCCGCCTCGCGGTGATCCACCAGGGCACGTATGCGGTGTTGAATGACGCGACGTGGGTCGACCTGGCGGAGCCCGCCCCCGCCGGCATCGCCATGCTGAACGTGGTCACGGGACCCGACGGGCGCTCGTACTACGGCGCCCTCGGCTCCTGGGGCGTGATGGAGCCGACGCGCCGGGCGACCCTCCGCCCGCGGCCGCTGGTGCCGGCGCACTACCCCCGCTGGGTGCTCGCCACGAACTTCTCCGACATCGTCTCGACGCGCAGCGGCGTGTACTTCGCCGGCTGGAACGGCGTCGTCCACCTCGACCCCGCGACTGGCGTCCACGCGTTCATCGAGGTCCCGGGCATCACCAAGATGTTCGCGCTCGGCGAGCAGGTGTACGTCTCCTCCCAGAACCACGAGATCCAGCACCTCGACCTCGCGACGCAGACCGCGCGGGGCGTGCCCGGGACGCGGCTCGACGGCGTGAGCATCGATCACGCGGTCGAATTCGATGACGGGCGGGTCCTGTTCTCCACCTTCGACGGCCGGATCTCGGTGTTCGACGGCACGACCATGACGCCATGGGCGACCCAGCTGGTGAACGGCGACGGCGAGCGGGTGTCCGCCCTGTGCCGTCTCGAAGACGGCGGCGTGGCCATCGCGATCAACGGGCGCGGGCTCTACCTGACCACCCCCGACGGCGAGATCACCACGTCGCTGACCAGTCCCGAGTATCATCGTATCACCGATCTGGCGACGCATGAGGCCGGGGTGCTCTGGATCGCGAGCGAGGGCGGCGTGGAGAAGCTGCTCTACGGCACCGCCGTCAGCCTCTTCGGCCAGCGCGTCGGCCTGCCCATCAGCTGGCCGCAGGTCGTGCAATGGAACGACCGGGTCATGGTCGCCTCCTCCGGCCGGCTCTACGAGGCGATCCCCGGCCCCCCGGGCGGCGCGAGTCGCTTCCAGGCCACGCGCAACCAGCCGGCGGCCGGCGCGTGGGCGATCGCGGCCCAGGGCCCGCACCTGCTGATCGGCAACGCCCGCGGCGTGTTCGCCGTGGAGAGCGACGGCCGCTTCACCCCGATCATCACCCCCATGGAGGTCGCAAGGCTCGTCATGGTAGAGCCCGACCTCTGCTATGCCATCGGCATGGTTGAGATCGCCGTGCTGCGTCGGGTGGACGGGCGCTGGACGGAATCGGGCCCCCGCCTGCCGGGCGTCGGGTACCCCTCGGTCGTCCACCGCGCCGGCACTTCGATCTGGATCGAGCTCGGCCCGAACCGCGTCGCGCGCCTGTCGCTGCACGACGGCCGGCCGCGCGCCCAGGTGATCGAACAGTTCCCCTGGGCGGACCCGCGGTGGATCAATATCGGCGTCGTCGGCCGCATCGTCGTGTTGAGCGCCCCGCCGATCGGGCGGGTGTATTTCAACGAGGACACGGAGGCGATCTGCGACGCCCCGCCGGAACTCGAGCGGCTGCTCGAGCAGGCGCCGCACTGGATCGCCCGCCTGCAAGCCGACGACAACGGCACCTTGTGGGCCTCGCACGAACGCGGGCTCTTCACCATCACGCGCGAAGGCGAGCGCTACCGTTTTGACACGACTTCGTTCGACATCGTCAACGACCGCATCCCGTTCGTGCAGCTCCTGCCCGAAGGTGAGGTTTGGATTTCGAGCGGGCAGTCGCTGTACCACGTCGACCGCCGCACCGGCCCCGACACCCGCCGCGCGTTCCGGCCGGTGCTGACCACCGTGGTCGGGGGCCGAAGTCACCGCGAACTCGCCCGCGGACCGGGCTCATTCCAGGGGCTGCGCTCCCTACCCTACGCCGAGAATAGCCTCAGCTTTCGTTTCTTCGCCGGCTCGTACGCCTCCCGGCGGCCGCCGGTGTACGAATACCGCCTGAACCAGGCCGACGACAACTGGACCCCGCTCAGCAACGGCTCCGTGCTCAACTTCCCGGAGCTGCGGGAGGGTCGCTACCACCTCGACGTGCGGTTGACCGACAACCACGGGCCGATGGGCGCGCCGATTGCCTTCGATTTCACGATCCTTCCGCCGTGGTACCGGACCTGGTACGCCTATGCGCTTTACGCGCTCGGCGCGACGATCGCCGTGCTCGCGCTCGTCCGCTGGTCGATCCGGCGCACGCACGCCCGCAACATCGTCCTCGAGCGACTGGTCCAGCACCGCACTGACGAACTCCGCGCGGCCATGCAGAAGCTCAACGAGGAGACCCGCAACGCCGCCACCCTGGCCGAACGCGGCCGGCTCGCCGGCGAGATCCACGACAGCCTGCAGCAGGGGCTCAGCGGTTTGATGCTGCAGCTGGATGCCACGCTGAAACTCCCGGGCCTGACGGCCGACGTCCGCTCCCGGTTGAGCGTGGCGCGCAACATGGTGTCGTTCACCCGCCACGAGGTGCAGCACGCGGTGTGGAACATGGAGTCACCGCTGCTGGAGGGCACCGAACTGGGCCAGGCGCTGCGGAAGCTGACGGAGCTCATCAATCCCGGCTCCGCCCAGGTGGAGGTCAGGGTCACCGGCGAACCGGTGCCTCTCACGCCGGCGACGAAGCACCACCTTCTGCGCATCGGCCAGGAGGCCATCACCAACGCCGTGCGCCACGCCGCCGCCAGCACGATCACGGTGCGGCTCGGCTACGAGCCGGGGCACGTGCAGTTGGTGATCGCGGACAACGGCCGCGGCTTCAACCCCGAGGAGGTTCTGCACCACGGGCTCGGGCATTTTGGCCTGCGCGGCCTCCAGGGCCGCTCCGGCAAGATCGGCGGCGACATCCGCATCCAGAGCCAGCCCGGTCAGGGCACCACCATCTCGGTCGTCGTGGCCTTCCCGTTCGCCGCTCCAACCGACCAACCCGCTCATGCAACCAGCGAAGCCAGCTGA